Proteins encoded within one genomic window of Solenopsis invicta isolate M01_SB chromosome 10, UNIL_Sinv_3.0, whole genome shotgun sequence:
- the LOC105203175 gene encoding odorant receptor 13a isoform X1, which yields MTITNTVSPALKFGLQLLGLWPGVSYSIIYWSSFMLSMIVMQYFQYLYILNHIKVSELLNLVDSIPLALDYGLTIFKLISLWLHRRVLHEILTAMDNDWRECINVDRQLYVMQMKANISHICCNAILSFNAIATLLYFVGDYIVHIMFLSKDYNDTLRRLPLKAQLPYETQQSPLFEIVFAMLLLHVFLHASAVGIINGLIFTLVLHVGGQIDIICQKFKNTSENTLFSKTSVPSFGMLIERHNRIISASDNIEKLFSFIALMQVLWNTLVICSLGFAFTFFIHNGANVFGLVKSIFGYFGVTIEAFVICFAGEYLSHKGKLIANASYEMMWYDMPSKQSKIIIFIIMRSQKRLTITAGKMTDMSFGAFTSVSFQIFIILLKDIQLYI from the exons ATGACAATCACAAATACTGTCAGCCCGGCGCTGAAATTCGGCCTTCAACTCCTCGGCCTGTGGCCGGGAGTATCGTATTCTATTATCTATTGGTCGAGTTTTATGTTAAGCATGATAGTCATGCAGTACTTTCAGTACTTGTATATACTTAATCATATTAAAGTCAGTGAGCTCTTGAATCTCGTTGACAGTATACCATTAGCTCTAGATTACGGTCTGaccatttttaaattgattagtcTGTGGTTACATCGCAG AGTCCTTCATGAAATCCTAACTGCTATGGATAACGATTGGCGCGAGTGCATCAATGTTGATCGACAATTGTACGTTATGCAAATGAAAGCTAATATATCGCATATTTGTTGCAACGCTATATTGAGCTTTAATGCAATTGCTACGTTACTTTACTTCGTAGGAGATTACATAGTTCATATCATGTTTCTAAGTAAAGATTACAATGATACTTTACGACGGTTGCCTTTAAAGGCGCAATTACCCTACGAAACTCAACAATCGCCATTGTTTGAAATTGTCTTTGCGATGTTACTTTTACATGTGTTTTTACATGCAAGTGCGGTCGGTATTATAAACGGATTGATCTTTACTTTG gtGCTTCACGTAGGCGGACAAATCGATATaatatgtcaaaaattcaaaaatacctctgaaaatacacttttttctaaaacttcCGTACCTTCATTTGGAATGTTGATTGAGAGACATAACCGGATTATATCAGCTTCTGACAATATCGAAAAACTGTTCTCCTTTATTGCTTTGATGCAAGTTCTTTGGAATACTTTAGTTATTTGCAGCCTCGGATTTGCCTTTACATTT TTTATTCATAATGGAGCCAACGTTTTCGGATTAGTGAAAAGCATTTTTGGTTATTTTGGTGTAACGATAGAAGCCTTTGTCATTTGTTTTGCCGGAGAGTATCTTAGCCATAAG gGTAAATTAATTGCCAATGCATCATACGAAATGATGTGGTATGATATGCCATCTAAACagagtaaaattataatattcataataatgaGATCTCAAAAGCGGCTGACGATCACGGCAGGAAAAATGACAGATATGTCATTCGGAGCTTTTACAAGTGTAagctttcaaatttttattattctactaaaagatatacaattatatatataa
- the LOC105203175 gene encoding odorant receptor 13a isoform X4 → MTITNTVSPALKFGLQLLGLWPGVSYSIIYWSSFMLSMIVMQYFQYLYILNHIKVSELLNLVDSIPLALDYGLTIFKLISLWLHRRVLHEILTAMDNDWRECINVDRQLYVMQMKANISHICCNAILSFNAIATLLYFVGDYIVHIMFLSKDYNDTLRRLPLKAQLPYETQQSPLFEIVFAMLLLHVFLHASAVGIINGLIFTLVLHVGGQIDIICQKFKNTSENTLFSKTSVPSFGMLIERHNRIISASDNIEKLFSFIALMQVLWNTLVICSLGFAFTFGKLIANASYEMMWYDMPSKQSKIIIFIIMRSQKRLTITAGKMTDMSFGAFTSVSFQIFIILLKDIQLYI, encoded by the exons ATGACAATCACAAATACTGTCAGCCCGGCGCTGAAATTCGGCCTTCAACTCCTCGGCCTGTGGCCGGGAGTATCGTATTCTATTATCTATTGGTCGAGTTTTATGTTAAGCATGATAGTCATGCAGTACTTTCAGTACTTGTATATACTTAATCATATTAAAGTCAGTGAGCTCTTGAATCTCGTTGACAGTATACCATTAGCTCTAGATTACGGTCTGaccatttttaaattgattagtcTGTGGTTACATCGCAG AGTCCTTCATGAAATCCTAACTGCTATGGATAACGATTGGCGCGAGTGCATCAATGTTGATCGACAATTGTACGTTATGCAAATGAAAGCTAATATATCGCATATTTGTTGCAACGCTATATTGAGCTTTAATGCAATTGCTACGTTACTTTACTTCGTAGGAGATTACATAGTTCATATCATGTTTCTAAGTAAAGATTACAATGATACTTTACGACGGTTGCCTTTAAAGGCGCAATTACCCTACGAAACTCAACAATCGCCATTGTTTGAAATTGTCTTTGCGATGTTACTTTTACATGTGTTTTTACATGCAAGTGCGGTCGGTATTATAAACGGATTGATCTTTACTTTG gtGCTTCACGTAGGCGGACAAATCGATATaatatgtcaaaaattcaaaaatacctctgaaaatacacttttttctaaaacttcCGTACCTTCATTTGGAATGTTGATTGAGAGACATAACCGGATTATATCAGCTTCTGACAATATCGAAAAACTGTTCTCCTTTATTGCTTTGATGCAAGTTCTTTGGAATACTTTAGTTATTTGCAGCCTCGGATTTGCCTTTACATTT gGTAAATTAATTGCCAATGCATCATACGAAATGATGTGGTATGATATGCCATCTAAACagagtaaaattataatattcataataatgaGATCTCAAAAGCGGCTGACGATCACGGCAGGAAAAATGACAGATATGTCATTCGGAGCTTTTACAAGTGTAagctttcaaatttttattattctactaaaagatatacaattatatatataa
- the LOC105203175 gene encoding odorant receptor 13a isoform X2 gives MTITNTVSPALKFGLQLLGLWPGVSYSIIYWSSFMLSMIVMQYFQYLYILNHIKVSELLNLVDSIPLALDYGLTIFKLISLWLHRRVLHEILTAMDNDWRECINVDRQLYVMQMKANISHICCNAILSFNAIATLLYFVGDYIVHIMFLSKDYNDTLRRLPLKAQLPYETQQSPLFEIVFAMLLLHVFLHASAVGIINGLIFTLVLHVGGQIDIICQKFKNTSENTLFSKTSVPSFGMLIERHNRIISASDNIEKLFSFIALMQVLWNTLVICSLGFAFTFFIHNGANVFGLVKSIFGYFGVTIEAFVICFAGEYLSHKGKLIANASYEMMWYDMPSKQSKIIIFIIMRSQKRLTITAGKMTDMSFGAFTSIIKASASYVSVLNAMY, from the exons ATGACAATCACAAATACTGTCAGCCCGGCGCTGAAATTCGGCCTTCAACTCCTCGGCCTGTGGCCGGGAGTATCGTATTCTATTATCTATTGGTCGAGTTTTATGTTAAGCATGATAGTCATGCAGTACTTTCAGTACTTGTATATACTTAATCATATTAAAGTCAGTGAGCTCTTGAATCTCGTTGACAGTATACCATTAGCTCTAGATTACGGTCTGaccatttttaaattgattagtcTGTGGTTACATCGCAG AGTCCTTCATGAAATCCTAACTGCTATGGATAACGATTGGCGCGAGTGCATCAATGTTGATCGACAATTGTACGTTATGCAAATGAAAGCTAATATATCGCATATTTGTTGCAACGCTATATTGAGCTTTAATGCAATTGCTACGTTACTTTACTTCGTAGGAGATTACATAGTTCATATCATGTTTCTAAGTAAAGATTACAATGATACTTTACGACGGTTGCCTTTAAAGGCGCAATTACCCTACGAAACTCAACAATCGCCATTGTTTGAAATTGTCTTTGCGATGTTACTTTTACATGTGTTTTTACATGCAAGTGCGGTCGGTATTATAAACGGATTGATCTTTACTTTG gtGCTTCACGTAGGCGGACAAATCGATATaatatgtcaaaaattcaaaaatacctctgaaaatacacttttttctaaaacttcCGTACCTTCATTTGGAATGTTGATTGAGAGACATAACCGGATTATATCAGCTTCTGACAATATCGAAAAACTGTTCTCCTTTATTGCTTTGATGCAAGTTCTTTGGAATACTTTAGTTATTTGCAGCCTCGGATTTGCCTTTACATTT TTTATTCATAATGGAGCCAACGTTTTCGGATTAGTGAAAAGCATTTTTGGTTATTTTGGTGTAACGATAGAAGCCTTTGTCATTTGTTTTGCCGGAGAGTATCTTAGCCATAAG gGTAAATTAATTGCCAATGCATCATACGAAATGATGTGGTATGATATGCCATCTAAACagagtaaaattataatattcataataatgaGATCTCAAAAGCGGCTGACGATCACGGCAGGAAAAATGACAGATATGTCATTCGGAGCTTTTACAAGT ATCATAAAAGCATCAGCATCATATGTATCCGTCTTGAATGCTATGTactaa
- the LOC105203175 gene encoding odorant receptor 13a isoform X3 — MTITNTVSPALKFGLQLLGLWPGVSYSIIYWSSFMLSMIVMQYFQYLYILNHIKVSELLNLVDSIPLALDYGLTIFKLISLWLHRRVLHEILTAMDNDWRECINVDRQLYVMQMKANISHICCNAILSFNAIATLLYFVGDYIVHIMFLSKDYNDTLRRLPLKAQLPYETQQSPLFEIVFAMLLLHVFLHASAVGIINGLIFTLVLHVGGQIDIICQKFKNTSENTLFSKTSVPSFGMLIERHNRIISASDNIEKLFSFIALMQVLWNTLVICSLGFAFTFFIHNGANVFGLVKSIFGYFGVTIEAFVICFAGEYLSHKGKLIANASYEMMWYDMPSKQSKIIIFIIMRSQKRLTITAGKMTDMSFGAFTSKFKYILGDPCKWTN, encoded by the exons ATGACAATCACAAATACTGTCAGCCCGGCGCTGAAATTCGGCCTTCAACTCCTCGGCCTGTGGCCGGGAGTATCGTATTCTATTATCTATTGGTCGAGTTTTATGTTAAGCATGATAGTCATGCAGTACTTTCAGTACTTGTATATACTTAATCATATTAAAGTCAGTGAGCTCTTGAATCTCGTTGACAGTATACCATTAGCTCTAGATTACGGTCTGaccatttttaaattgattagtcTGTGGTTACATCGCAG AGTCCTTCATGAAATCCTAACTGCTATGGATAACGATTGGCGCGAGTGCATCAATGTTGATCGACAATTGTACGTTATGCAAATGAAAGCTAATATATCGCATATTTGTTGCAACGCTATATTGAGCTTTAATGCAATTGCTACGTTACTTTACTTCGTAGGAGATTACATAGTTCATATCATGTTTCTAAGTAAAGATTACAATGATACTTTACGACGGTTGCCTTTAAAGGCGCAATTACCCTACGAAACTCAACAATCGCCATTGTTTGAAATTGTCTTTGCGATGTTACTTTTACATGTGTTTTTACATGCAAGTGCGGTCGGTATTATAAACGGATTGATCTTTACTTTG gtGCTTCACGTAGGCGGACAAATCGATATaatatgtcaaaaattcaaaaatacctctgaaaatacacttttttctaaaacttcCGTACCTTCATTTGGAATGTTGATTGAGAGACATAACCGGATTATATCAGCTTCTGACAATATCGAAAAACTGTTCTCCTTTATTGCTTTGATGCAAGTTCTTTGGAATACTTTAGTTATTTGCAGCCTCGGATTTGCCTTTACATTT TTTATTCATAATGGAGCCAACGTTTTCGGATTAGTGAAAAGCATTTTTGGTTATTTTGGTGTAACGATAGAAGCCTTTGTCATTTGTTTTGCCGGAGAGTATCTTAGCCATAAG gGTAAATTAATTGCCAATGCATCATACGAAATGATGTGGTATGATATGCCATCTAAACagagtaaaattataatattcataataatgaGATCTCAAAAGCGGCTGACGATCACGGCAGGAAAAATGACAGATATGTCATTCGGAGCTTTTACAAGT aaatttaagtatattttaggTGATCCATGTAAGTGGACAAATTGA
- the LOC105193034 gene encoding odorant receptor 13a → MTITSSVSPALKIGLRFFGLWPGVSYSTIYWASFMLSMLIVQYFQYLYVFHHLKMSELSNLVDSLVVTLDYSLSFIKLASLWLHRRVFHKVLKDMDNDWRECINVDQHLYMMTIKANISHFFSNVLLSFNVIVATLYLLGDYVIRFIFLTANDNDTVRQLPVKIQFPFDMQQSPIFELTFVTVFIHTMLQLWTIAIINGLIFTLVIHVSGQIDIICDEFKNISKSITFYGSYTSFGMLVERHNKIISFSDNIEQLFSFIVLMQVVWNTLVICCLGFIFIISIHNGTGVFMLVKTILAYLAITTEVFLICFVGEYLSHKGTSITNATYETLWYDMPPNQCKIIMFIMMRSQKQLAISAGKMLDMSFETFTSIMKASASYVSVLIAMY, encoded by the exons ATGACAATTACAAGTAGTGTCAGCCCAGCGCTGAAAATTGGTCTTCGATTTTTCGGCCTCTGGCCAGGTGTGTCGTATTCTACCATTTACTGGGCGAGTTTTATGTTAAGCATGCTGATTGTACAGTATTTCCAATATTTGTACGTGTTTCATCACTTGAAGATGAGTGAGTTGTCAAATCTTGTTGATAGTTTGGTTGTGACCCTAGATTACAGtttgtcatttattaaattgGCTAGTCTGTGGCTACATCGTCg AGTTTTTCATAAAGTTTTAAAGGATATGGATAATGATTGGCGCGAGTGCATCAATGTTGATCAACATTTGTACATGATGACAATCAAAGCTAATATATCGCATTTCTTTTCAAACGTTTTATTGAGTTTTAATGTGATAGTTGCAACACTTTACCTCCTAGGCGACTATGTAATtcgtttcatatttttaactgcGAATGACAATGATACTGTGCGACAGCTTCctgtaaaaatacaatttccaTTTGATATGCAACAATCTCCGATATTTGAACTTACTTTTGTAACGGTATTCATACATACAATGTTACAACTATGGACGATCGCTATTATAAATGGATTGATCTTTACTTTG gTGATCCATGTAAGTGGACAAATTGATATAATATGTGacgaattcaaaaatatttctaaaagtaTTACGTTTTATGGATCTTACACATCATTTGGAATGCTGGTCGAGaggcataataaaattatttcattttccgACAACATCGAACAGTTATTCTCCTTTATCGTATTAATGCAAGTTGTTTGGAATACTTTAGTTATTTGCTGCCTGGGATTTATCTTCATAATT TCTATCCATAATGGAACTGGTGTTTTTATGTTAGTGAAAACCATTCTTGCTTATCTTGCCATAACGACGGAAGTTTTTCTCATTTGCTTTGTTGGAGAATATCTCAGTCACAAG gGCACATCAATTACTAATGCAACATATGAAACGCTGTGGTACGATATGCCACCAAAtcagtgtaaaattataatgttcATAATGATGAGATCACAAAAGCAACTAGCAATCTCGGCAGGAAAAATGTTGGATATGTCATTCGAAACTTTTACtagt ATTATGAAGGCATCAGCGTCGTATGTATCTGTTTTAATTGCTATGTATTGA
- the LOC105193043 gene encoding odorant receptor 13a isoform X1 produces MTIPSSISPALKVSLRFLGMWPGDTFSAIYWLSFMLSMLIIQYFQYVYIFDNLKISELSNLVDGLIVTLDYSLTVFKLTSLWIQRRIFHQILAAMDNDWRRSFSFEKHLYTMTVKASISHFISNALLSINAIVAVPYLLGDYAIRYVLTENHTDTLRQLPIKIQFPFDAQQSPIFEILVVTLFLHVLIHACTIAVLNGLILTLVLHVSGQIDIICCEFRNLSKDTVLHKSSVPLFGMLLERHNRIISFSKNLETLFSFISLMQVVWNTLVICCLGFVIIISIDNGTGIFVLVKTVSGYFVVMVEAFVICFAGEYLSLKSKSVGDAIYETLWYDMPTHQSKIIIFIIMRSQKRLAITAGKMVDMSFETFTSIMKASASYVSVLYAMY; encoded by the exons atgacAATTCCATCTAGTATTAGCCCAGCGTTGAAAGTTAGCCTACGATTTCTTGGTATGTGGCCCGGTGATACATTTTCTGCTATTTATTGGCTGAGTTTTATGCTGAGCATGCTGATTATACAGTACTTCCAGTATGTGTACATATTTGATAACTTGAAGATCAGTGAGTTGTCAAATCTCGTTGACGGTCTGATTGTGACTCTAGATTACAGTTTGACAGTATTCAAATTAACCAGTCTGTGGATACAACGTCG AATTTTTCATCAAATCCTGGCTGCTATGGATAATGATTGGCGCAGATCCTTCAGTTTTGAAAAGCACTTGTATACGATGACAGTGAAAGCGAGTATATCGCATTTTATTTCTAATGCGTTATTGAGTATTAATGCGATTGTTGCGGTACCTTATCTCTTAGGCGATTACGCAATTCGTTACGTTTTAACTGAAAATCATACTGACACTTTACGGCAACTTCCTATAAAGATACAATTTCCTTTTGACGCTCAACAATCGCCTATATTTGAAATTCTTgttgtaacattatttttacatgtattgaTACACGCATGCACAATCGCTGTTCTAAATGGATTAATTTTGACCTTG GTACTTCATGTAAGCGGACAAATTGATATAATATGTTGCGAATTTAGAAATCTTTCTAAGGATACTGTTCTTCATAAATCTTCCGTACCTTTATTTGGAATGTTGCTCGAGAGGCATAATAGAATCATTTCATTTTCGAAGAATCTTGAAACACTCTTCTCGTTCATTTCGTTGATGCAAGTTGTTTGGAATACGTTAGTTATTTGCTGTTTGggatttgttataataatt TCTATTGATAACGGAACTGGAATTTTTGTATTAGTAAAAACTGTTTCTGGTTACTTTGTTGTAATGGTTGAAGCTTTCGTCATTTGCTTCGCCGGAGAATATCTCAGCTTAAag agtAAATCAGTTGGTGATGCGATATATGAAACGCTGTGGTACGATATGCCAACACatcaaagtaaaattataatatttataataatgagaTCTCAGAAACGATTGGCGATTACGGCAGGGAAAATGGTGGATATGTCATTCGAAACTTTTACAAgt ataatgaAAGCGTCAGCATCATATGTATCTGTCTTATATGCTATGTattga
- the LOC105193043 gene encoding odorant receptor 22c isoform X2, giving the protein MTIPSSISPALKVSLRFLGMWPGDTFSAIYWLSFMLSMLIIQYFQLQFDSIQINQSVDTTSVRIFHQILAAMDNDWRRSFSFEKHLYTMTVKASISHFISNALLSINAIVAVPYLLGDYAIRYVLTENHTDTLRQLPIKIQFPFDAQQSPIFEILVVTLFLHVLIHACTIAVLNGLILTLVLHVSGQIDIICCEFRNLSKDTVLHKSSVPLFGMLLERHNRIISFSKNLETLFSFISLMQVVWNTLVICCLGFVIIISIDNGTGIFVLVKTVSGYFVVMVEAFVICFAGEYLSLKSKSVGDAIYETLWYDMPTHQSKIIIFIIMRSQKRLAITAGKMVDMSFETFTSIMKASASYVSVLYAMY; this is encoded by the exons atgacAATTCCATCTAGTATTAGCCCAGCGTTGAAAGTTAGCCTACGATTTCTTGGTATGTGGCCCGGTGATACATTTTCTGCTATTTATTGGCTGAGTTTTATGCTGAGCATGCTGATTATACAGTACTTCCA ATTACAGTTTGACAGTATTCAAATTAACCAGTCTGTGGATACAACGTCGGTAAG AATTTTTCATCAAATCCTGGCTGCTATGGATAATGATTGGCGCAGATCCTTCAGTTTTGAAAAGCACTTGTATACGATGACAGTGAAAGCGAGTATATCGCATTTTATTTCTAATGCGTTATTGAGTATTAATGCGATTGTTGCGGTACCTTATCTCTTAGGCGATTACGCAATTCGTTACGTTTTAACTGAAAATCATACTGACACTTTACGGCAACTTCCTATAAAGATACAATTTCCTTTTGACGCTCAACAATCGCCTATATTTGAAATTCTTgttgtaacattatttttacatgtattgaTACACGCATGCACAATCGCTGTTCTAAATGGATTAATTTTGACCTTG GTACTTCATGTAAGCGGACAAATTGATATAATATGTTGCGAATTTAGAAATCTTTCTAAGGATACTGTTCTTCATAAATCTTCCGTACCTTTATTTGGAATGTTGCTCGAGAGGCATAATAGAATCATTTCATTTTCGAAGAATCTTGAAACACTCTTCTCGTTCATTTCGTTGATGCAAGTTGTTTGGAATACGTTAGTTATTTGCTGTTTGggatttgttataataatt TCTATTGATAACGGAACTGGAATTTTTGTATTAGTAAAAACTGTTTCTGGTTACTTTGTTGTAATGGTTGAAGCTTTCGTCATTTGCTTCGCCGGAGAATATCTCAGCTTAAag agtAAATCAGTTGGTGATGCGATATATGAAACGCTGTGGTACGATATGCCAACACatcaaagtaaaattataatatttataataatgagaTCTCAGAAACGATTGGCGATTACGGCAGGGAAAATGGTGGATATGTCATTCGAAACTTTTACAAgt ataatgaAAGCGTCAGCATCATATGTATCTGTCTTATATGCTATGTattga